GATCACAAAACTAAAAAACCTGAACTTTGGGACAATTTATATTTAAAAGATTGCTTGGAGCATTTACCATATAATCCTTTAAATTTAGAAGAAATTTTAAATACAGTATTGTTTAAAAATGAAGGAAAGGAAATTACAATCCAAGATGGATTTATTACTTTAGAACCTGAAGATGGACAGCAAATTGATATACCTGTAACTATAGATTTAATAAGAGATTCTCAATATAAAATCTTTGAAGAAACTGGTGTGCGAGAGTTTTTATTTATTGAATTTAAAAATATTATATTTAGTAAAACCAATTCTATGTGAGGCTGCGCTTTATTTGGGTAGCGGCAATTCATGAACTGCCGCTACAGTCTATAGTTTTGCATCAGTCCTATAGACGCATCTTCAAACAGAAATAGTATTAGTATCTTGATTTACCAAATACCAACGCTGTAGCGCCAACCGCTGAATTTCGCGCCAGGGAATATTATGCTTTCGGGCTAAGTCTGCACAATCTTCATATTCTGGCTGCACATTTGCAATAACTTTTTCTGGCGATCGCCCTTTCCATGCTATCTTGACACGCACTTTGCCATATTCCGTTTCCACTTGTTGAATTTCTCGTTGTAAAATGGCGCGTTGCTGAGTTGTTCGCCGAATGCCTAAAGTTGTAGTTTCGCGGAAGATAACGGCTTCACAACTGAGTAAATTTTCTGGATGACAAATCACAGTTAGCAAAATCCCCGAACGGGACTTTTTCATACCGATCGCTTGGGTAAAAACATCCAGCGCACCAGCCGCAAACAACGCCTCAAACGTATAGCCGATCGCTTGTGGATTCAAATCATCAATTTGGGTTTCTAGTACCGAGATAGTTTCCAAATTTGAGCTAGTATCTTCAGAATCACTGAAATTTGACTGTAAACTTGCACTTTCACCCAACCAGAGGCGTAAAATATTGGGAATGGGTAAATTTATGGTTCCTGCTCCTAGTCCTATCTGCTTGATAGCGATCGCAGGTGGTGAACCAAAATCTCTTGCCAAAGTAGTGGCGATCGCGGCTCCTGTTGGTGTTACTAATTCTCTGTCAATGCCATTGCTATAAACTGGACAACCCCGCATTTCCCACAGCTTTAATACCGCTGGAACTGGTACTGCCATCTGACCATGTGCAGCCCGAACAGTGCCGCCACCAGTTGGAAACGCCGAGCAGTAAAGTAAGGGCAATCCTGACTCATTGCTCTCAATGCCCAACCAATCCAACCCCAGGCAAGTACCCACAATATCTACGATCGCATCTATAGCACCTACCTCATGAAAATGAACTTTTTCAGGCGAAATGCCATGCACCGCACCTTCTGCCACTGCTAGCTGTCGGAATACCGCCAAACTCCAAGCTTCTGCCCGTAATGGCAACCCCGCTTTGAGAATCATTTGCTCTATTTCTGGCAAATGGCGTGTGTGATGGTGACTGTGTTCGCCATCGTGGTGATGGTGGTGATGGCGATCGTGTACTAAATCCACATGAACTTTAGTCGCCTGCTGACCATTACGTTGGACAAGTTCTGCCCTTAACTGATATTCCTGTTCAATACCTAACCCATTGAGTTTTTCAATTAAATACTCCACAGGAACACCCAAACTGACCAAAGCACCCAGGCACATATCACCAGAAATTCCTGTCGGACATTGAAGATAAGCAATTTTATTCATAGTTTATTCATAGTTATTAGTCATTAGTCATTGGGCATTAGTTATTAACTGCTTCCCACGCCTCCTCTACCCCCTGTCCCAGTCCTCAGTCCCCAATCCCCACTCACCGAGTTATGGCAAAAATTTTCCCAGTTCATCCGGATAATCCTCAAATTCGCCGAATAGAGGAAATAAAGTCGGCGCTCTCTAGTGGCGCAGTCATGCTTTACCCCACTGATACAGTTTATGCGATCGGTTGTGATTTGAATGCCAAGTCGGCGGTAGAACGAGTGCGGCAAATTAAACAGCTAGCAAACGATAAACCATTGACATTTTTATGTCCCTCGCTTTCAAATGTGGCAACTTATGCCTTCGTAAGTGACACAGCCTATCGGATTATGAAACGCCTGATTCCAGGGCCATACACGTTTTTGCTCCCAGCTACGAAGTTAGTACCGCGATTGGTGCAAAGCCCCAAGCGGAAAACTACCGGAATTAGAGTCCCAAACCATACTGTGTGTTTGGAGTTGCTGGCAGCCTTGGGTAATCCGATTATTTCAACTTCAGCACATCTGCCAGCAGATGAAGCAGATAATGGCATAGTTCGGATAGATCCAGAAATTGTTCAGTCGCGGGTAGAGCTATTTGATCGTTTGGACAAGATGGTAGACATAATTATTGATACTGGCGAGGAACCTACATATCAAGTGTCTACCATCTTGGATATGACCGGAGACGAAGCAGTGATTATACGGAGGGGTTTAGGTTGGGAAGCAGCAGCAGCATGGGTATAAGAATTCCGGGATTAGGGATTGGGGATTGGGTACTGGGGAAAAAATTCTTTTAAGATTTGGTTGGGGTATGAATCCACATACTCATTTTCCCAATCCCCAGTCTTTAGTCGCCAGCCCCTACACCACAAGCACACCTCTCCGTTTCGGAAATTGCGATCAAAACGACTCCAGTTTTAAAATTGTCATATTTAAAAGCGATATCTAGGATGGGCTGTTCTGTGAGGCAGTGGATATAAGAGGATGGTGGCAAAACTTGACACAGTAAGGTATTTGACAACTTTGAGAAAATGGCGGGTACTCGTGTGCCTGCATCAATATAGTGGCTTGTGATCAAAACCGACACATTGCCATAACTGTAACTCTTTCGTATTTCCTATAGTTTTGATATATGAGCTTTAGATGTGAGCATTATATACGGCAAGTCTTGATGGATGAATGCCCAAAGATTCTCCAGTCAAGGACGCTCTTGATTGCTGTGTCTGCGTTGTAATTACGGTGCAATACTACTACCTGGAAAAGTCATGAAATCTAACGTCGTCAATCTACCAAACTCTACACCCATTTTTGAGAACCACGTTTCGACTGAAGAATTTTCAGATAGCAGCAGTGATACTTTAATTGAATTGCTGTGTGAGGAAATGCAAGCGCAAGTGAAAGCAACACCCAAGTGCGTAGAAGCTTTAGCAAAGCGCATAGCCGTAGAAGTAGAACGCATTTGCGATAAAAGCTCCCGCATTCAAACATCTGGGGAAATCAAGTCCTGGCAGATGACGTTGGGAAGGCATCGGATGCAAAAGTGCTTACGTTACTACCAACTGGGTTCCAAACAAGGGCGGGTGGAATTACATAGCAATTTGGGTGCTATGGTTTACCGTCATGTAACTATGTCCGGCTCGGAGTTGGGCTTTGATGCTCGTTACAGCCTGATTGAAGATTTTTTACAAGCATTTTATATCGAAGCGATTAAAGCTTTCCGCAGAGAAAACGAACTACCAGAGAATCACACGCCGCGTACTCAGCTGCAATTAGCTGAATACATGGCTTTTACAGAACAATATGCCAAACGCCGGATCAATTTACCTGGTGGTGCAAATCAGCAATTGATTATCTTGCGGGCCCAAGGTTTTGCTCGTCGTCAGCCCCAAGAAACGACTGTGGATATTGAACTGGCGGTAGAATCTGCTAAGGGTGAAGAAGCAGAATCTTACCAGCGTAACTCGGCGGTGCAACAGCTGCGATCGCAAATGATTGCCCAAACTAATTTCGATCCATCTGAAGAATCAGAACGCGATCGCGTCATCGCTGAATTGATGAAATACCTGGAATCTCAAGGTCAATCTGACTGTATGAACTACCTCAGCTTGAAACTTCAAGACCTCTCAGCCCCAGAAATTGACCAAATTCTCGGTTTAACCAGCCGTCAGCGCGATTATCTCCAACAACGCTTTAAATACCACGTCGAAAAGTTTGCTAAACAACACCACTGGCAATTAGTACATCAATGGTTAGGTGCGGGTTTAGAGCAAAAGTTGGGTTTATCTTCTCAGCAGTGGGAAATCTTTGTGAACCAACTCACAGAACAGCAACAGCAAATATTAGAATTAAAAACTGCAAGACAAAACGATCAAGCGATCGCCAAAGCCATCAAATGCACCCCCAAACAGCTACAAAAGCGCTGGACTCAACTTTTAGAACTAGCATGGTCTATCCGCAACGGCCATACTGAAGCACAGACAGGCTAAAATGAAGGTGAATAAAATATAGAGAAGACCATGAACCCAGTATTTCCCGAACTCTCTAGTCTTTCGAGAGCGGAAAAACTCCAACTGGTAGAAGATTTATGGGATGAGATTGCCACTACACCAGCAGCACTCCCAGTTTTAGATTGGCAGAAACAAGAACTAGCTCGTCGCAAAGCCGAATATCTGCAAAATCCAGCCATTAGCAGCAGTTGGGAAGATGTAAAAGCCAGAATCTCTCAACGGCATGGCTAGAAACTTAACTATTCTTATGGCCGCAGAACTAGATATTATCGAAGCTTTATGACTGGTACGAGAGGCGGGAATTTGGATTAGGCGCTGAGTTCCTACCGATGTATTGATACCTACCTGAATTTAATTCAGCGTCACCCCAGCACATACCAGATTGTTCATGAAACTTATCGCCGCGCTACAATTAGGCGTTTTCCCTACGTCGTTTTTTACGAGTTTAATGAACAGGAGATTATCATCTACGCTGTTTTCCACTGTTCCCAAGACCCAGAAAAATGGCGGAGTCGCTTGCTATAGTTGCTCTTTAAGACTAAATATAAATCCATTATTTTAACTATTACCTGAATTAGTAACTCGTTCCTGCTCCAAATTATTAATACATTGGTATTTTCTTAGTACAAAAATACCAATAAAATCGGATTTTTTACCTGTCAATCCAACCTTGTTTAGTCAAAATCAAAAATTCATATTAAGTAACTGACCCTTTTTTGCTACTTCTGTGAAATCCTATAATAAACAGGACTTTTGGCAGAGGGATTGAAGATGGCTCTGACTCAAGGCGGACGGGCAAATAAGTCTGGGAATATTTTAGAAGGAAATGTAGAAGCAATCTTAAATGGACATAATTATTTCCAAATAGGGAATTATGTCCAAAAAGAATTTATACTAAATGCTGCTTTATTACCAAAACGTTATGGCAAAGAAGTTTA
This Nostoc sp. C052 DNA region includes the following protein-coding sequences:
- the larC gene encoding nickel pincer cofactor biosynthesis protein LarC; translation: MNKIAYLQCPTGISGDMCLGALVSLGVPVEYLIEKLNGLGIEQEYQLRAELVQRNGQQATKVHVDLVHDRHHHHHHDGEHSHHHTRHLPEIEQMILKAGLPLRAEAWSLAVFRQLAVAEGAVHGISPEKVHFHEVGAIDAIVDIVGTCLGLDWLGIESNESGLPLLYCSAFPTGGGTVRAAHGQMAVPVPAVLKLWEMRGCPVYSNGIDRELVTPTGAAIATTLARDFGSPPAIAIKQIGLGAGTINLPIPNILRLWLGESASLQSNFSDSEDTSSNLETISVLETQIDDLNPQAIGYTFEALFAAGALDVFTQAIGMKKSRSGILLTVICHPENLLSCEAVIFRETTTLGIRRTTQQRAILQREIQQVETEYGKVRVKIAWKGRSPEKVIANVQPEYEDCADLARKHNIPWREIQRLALQRWYLVNQDTNTISV
- a CDS encoding L-threonylcarbamoyladenylate synthase: MAKIFPVHPDNPQIRRIEEIKSALSSGAVMLYPTDTVYAIGCDLNAKSAVERVRQIKQLANDKPLTFLCPSLSNVATYAFVSDTAYRIMKRLIPGPYTFLLPATKLVPRLVQSPKRKTTGIRVPNHTVCLELLAALGNPIISTSAHLPADEADNGIVRIDPEIVQSRVELFDRLDKMVDIIIDTGEEPTYQVSTILDMTGDEAVIIRRGLGWEAAAAWV
- a CDS encoding HetZ-related protein; this encodes MKSNVVNLPNSTPIFENHVSTEEFSDSSSDTLIELLCEEMQAQVKATPKCVEALAKRIAVEVERICDKSSRIQTSGEIKSWQMTLGRHRMQKCLRYYQLGSKQGRVELHSNLGAMVYRHVTMSGSELGFDARYSLIEDFLQAFYIEAIKAFRRENELPENHTPRTQLQLAEYMAFTEQYAKRRINLPGGANQQLIILRAQGFARRQPQETTVDIELAVESAKGEEAESYQRNSAVQQLRSQMIAQTNFDPSEESERDRVIAELMKYLESQGQSDCMNYLSLKLQDLSAPEIDQILGLTSRQRDYLQQRFKYHVEKFAKQHHWQLVHQWLGAGLEQKLGLSSQQWEIFVNQLTEQQQQILELKTARQNDQAIAKAIKCTPKQLQKRWTQLLELAWSIRNGHTEAQTG
- a CDS encoding addiction module protein, with the protein product MNPVFPELSSLSRAEKLQLVEDLWDEIATTPAALPVLDWQKQELARRKAEYLQNPAISSSWEDVKARISQRHG
- a CDS encoding type II toxin-antitoxin system RelE/ParE family toxin; this translates as MVHETYRRATIRRFPYVVFYEFNEQEIIIYAVFHCSQDPEKWRSRLL